Proteins encoded within one genomic window of Festucalex cinctus isolate MCC-2025b chromosome 18, RoL_Fcin_1.0, whole genome shotgun sequence:
- the mat2b gene encoding methionine adenosyltransferase 2 subunit beta isoform X1: protein MNHLTIDFRPGHVKLLQQDDPPQEGPRVLVTGASGLLGRAVLKEFQKRGCAVTGTAYRRAGPRLLRCDLTDEDAVKSLMSQCKPHAVVHCAAERRPDVVERHPEAANNINVHAVSILAREAACCGSFLLYISSDYVFDGRRPPYGQDDAPNPLNAYGRSKMEGERQTLQHCARSAVLRVPVLFGEVETPSESAVTALWPKVLQGATAAGESCALDHCQQRFPTHTQDVAAVCWNICRAAARDDSIRGMFHYSGKEQMTKYEMALAMARAFNLPSSHLVPLTEQPASEATQRPLNPCLDCSRLEVLGLGVEPRLFATAIRDCLWPFTPDKHWRQTVFH from the exons atgaaccaccTAACGATTGACTTCAGGCCGGGTCACGTGAAGCTGCTGCAG CAGGACGATCCTCCGCAGGAGGGTCCCCGCGTCCTGGTGACTGGGGCCAGCGGTCTCCTGGGTCGCGCCGTCCTCAAGGAGTTCCAGAAGCGCGGCTGCGCGGTGACGGGGACGGCGTACCGCAGGGCCGGCCCGCGACTCCTTCGCTGCGACCTTACAGACGAGGATGCCGTCAAGTCGCTCATGAGTCAGTGCAAG CCCCATGCGGTGGTTCACTGCGCAGCGGAGCGCCGTCCTGACGTGGTGGAGCGCCACCCGGAGGCGGCTAACAACATCAACGTTCACGCCGTCAGCATCCTCGCCAGGGAGGCGG CATGTTGCGGCTCCTTCCTGTTGTACATAAGCAGCGACTACGTGTTCGACGGCCGCCGTCCACCTTACGGCCAGGACGACGCGCCCAACCCGCTCAACGCGTACGGGCGCAGCAAGATGGAAGGGGAGCGGCAAACGTTACAGCACTGCGCGC GCTCGGCAGTTCTGCGCGTTCCGGTTCTGTTCGGCGAGGTGGAGACTCCGTCCGAGAGCGCCGTCACGGCGCTGTGGCCTAAAGTTCTGCAGGGGGCAACGGCGGCCGGCGAGAGCTGCGCGCTCGACCACTGCCAGCAGAGGTTCCCCACGCACACGCAGGACGTCGCCGCCGTCTGCTGGAACATCTGCCGCGCTGCCGCTCGG GACGATTCCATCCGAGGAATGTTCCATTATTCCGGGAAAGAGCAGATGACCAAATACGAGATGGCGCTGGCCATGGCTCGGGCCTTCAACCTTCCGTCCAGTCATCTCGTCCCG CTGACGGAGCAGCCGGCGTCGGAGGCCACTCAGCGACCGCTCAACCCATGCTTGGACTGTTCCCGTCTGGAGGTGCTGGGCCTCGGCGTGGAGCCGCGACTGTTCGCGACAGCCATCAGGGACTGCCTGTGGCCTTTCACCCCCGACAAACACTGGAGGCAAACCGTTTTTCACTGA
- the mat2b gene encoding methionine adenosyltransferase 2 subunit beta isoform X2, translating to MNHLTIDFRPGHVKLLQDDPPQEGPRVLVTGASGLLGRAVLKEFQKRGCAVTGTAYRRAGPRLLRCDLTDEDAVKSLMSQCKPHAVVHCAAERRPDVVERHPEAANNINVHAVSILAREAACCGSFLLYISSDYVFDGRRPPYGQDDAPNPLNAYGRSKMEGERQTLQHCARSAVLRVPVLFGEVETPSESAVTALWPKVLQGATAAGESCALDHCQQRFPTHTQDVAAVCWNICRAAARDDSIRGMFHYSGKEQMTKYEMALAMARAFNLPSSHLVPLTEQPASEATQRPLNPCLDCSRLEVLGLGVEPRLFATAIRDCLWPFTPDKHWRQTVFH from the exons atgaaccaccTAACGATTGACTTCAGGCCGGGTCACGTGAAGCTGCTGCAG GACGATCCTCCGCAGGAGGGTCCCCGCGTCCTGGTGACTGGGGCCAGCGGTCTCCTGGGTCGCGCCGTCCTCAAGGAGTTCCAGAAGCGCGGCTGCGCGGTGACGGGGACGGCGTACCGCAGGGCCGGCCCGCGACTCCTTCGCTGCGACCTTACAGACGAGGATGCCGTCAAGTCGCTCATGAGTCAGTGCAAG CCCCATGCGGTGGTTCACTGCGCAGCGGAGCGCCGTCCTGACGTGGTGGAGCGCCACCCGGAGGCGGCTAACAACATCAACGTTCACGCCGTCAGCATCCTCGCCAGGGAGGCGG CATGTTGCGGCTCCTTCCTGTTGTACATAAGCAGCGACTACGTGTTCGACGGCCGCCGTCCACCTTACGGCCAGGACGACGCGCCCAACCCGCTCAACGCGTACGGGCGCAGCAAGATGGAAGGGGAGCGGCAAACGTTACAGCACTGCGCGC GCTCGGCAGTTCTGCGCGTTCCGGTTCTGTTCGGCGAGGTGGAGACTCCGTCCGAGAGCGCCGTCACGGCGCTGTGGCCTAAAGTTCTGCAGGGGGCAACGGCGGCCGGCGAGAGCTGCGCGCTCGACCACTGCCAGCAGAGGTTCCCCACGCACACGCAGGACGTCGCCGCCGTCTGCTGGAACATCTGCCGCGCTGCCGCTCGG GACGATTCCATCCGAGGAATGTTCCATTATTCCGGGAAAGAGCAGATGACCAAATACGAGATGGCGCTGGCCATGGCTCGGGCCTTCAACCTTCCGTCCAGTCATCTCGTCCCG CTGACGGAGCAGCCGGCGTCGGAGGCCACTCAGCGACCGCTCAACCCATGCTTGGACTGTTCCCGTCTGGAGGTGCTGGGCCTCGGCGTGGAGCCGCGACTGTTCGCGACAGCCATCAGGGACTGCCTGTGGCCTTTCACCCCCGACAAACACTGGAGGCAAACCGTTTTTCACTGA
- the mat2b gene encoding methionine adenosyltransferase 2 subunit beta isoform X3: protein MPGFQSEQLELEQDDPPQEGPRVLVTGASGLLGRAVLKEFQKRGCAVTGTAYRRAGPRLLRCDLTDEDAVKSLMSQCKPHAVVHCAAERRPDVVERHPEAANNINVHAVSILAREAACCGSFLLYISSDYVFDGRRPPYGQDDAPNPLNAYGRSKMEGERQTLQHCARSAVLRVPVLFGEVETPSESAVTALWPKVLQGATAAGESCALDHCQQRFPTHTQDVAAVCWNICRAAARDDSIRGMFHYSGKEQMTKYEMALAMARAFNLPSSHLVPLTEQPASEATQRPLNPCLDCSRLEVLGLGVEPRLFATAIRDCLWPFTPDKHWRQTVFH from the exons ATGCCAGGATTTCAATCGGAACAACTTGAGCTTGAG CAGGACGATCCTCCGCAGGAGGGTCCCCGCGTCCTGGTGACTGGGGCCAGCGGTCTCCTGGGTCGCGCCGTCCTCAAGGAGTTCCAGAAGCGCGGCTGCGCGGTGACGGGGACGGCGTACCGCAGGGCCGGCCCGCGACTCCTTCGCTGCGACCTTACAGACGAGGATGCCGTCAAGTCGCTCATGAGTCAGTGCAAG CCCCATGCGGTGGTTCACTGCGCAGCGGAGCGCCGTCCTGACGTGGTGGAGCGCCACCCGGAGGCGGCTAACAACATCAACGTTCACGCCGTCAGCATCCTCGCCAGGGAGGCGG CATGTTGCGGCTCCTTCCTGTTGTACATAAGCAGCGACTACGTGTTCGACGGCCGCCGTCCACCTTACGGCCAGGACGACGCGCCCAACCCGCTCAACGCGTACGGGCGCAGCAAGATGGAAGGGGAGCGGCAAACGTTACAGCACTGCGCGC GCTCGGCAGTTCTGCGCGTTCCGGTTCTGTTCGGCGAGGTGGAGACTCCGTCCGAGAGCGCCGTCACGGCGCTGTGGCCTAAAGTTCTGCAGGGGGCAACGGCGGCCGGCGAGAGCTGCGCGCTCGACCACTGCCAGCAGAGGTTCCCCACGCACACGCAGGACGTCGCCGCCGTCTGCTGGAACATCTGCCGCGCTGCCGCTCGG GACGATTCCATCCGAGGAATGTTCCATTATTCCGGGAAAGAGCAGATGACCAAATACGAGATGGCGCTGGCCATGGCTCGGGCCTTCAACCTTCCGTCCAGTCATCTCGTCCCG CTGACGGAGCAGCCGGCGTCGGAGGCCACTCAGCGACCGCTCAACCCATGCTTGGACTGTTCCCGTCTGGAGGTGCTGGGCCTCGGCGTGGAGCCGCGACTGTTCGCGACAGCCATCAGGGACTGCCTGTGGCCTTTCACCCCCGACAAACACTGGAGGCAAACCGTTTTTCACTGA
- the mat2b gene encoding methionine adenosyltransferase 2 subunit beta isoform X4 yields the protein MPGFQSEQLELEDDPPQEGPRVLVTGASGLLGRAVLKEFQKRGCAVTGTAYRRAGPRLLRCDLTDEDAVKSLMSQCKPHAVVHCAAERRPDVVERHPEAANNINVHAVSILAREAACCGSFLLYISSDYVFDGRRPPYGQDDAPNPLNAYGRSKMEGERQTLQHCARSAVLRVPVLFGEVETPSESAVTALWPKVLQGATAAGESCALDHCQQRFPTHTQDVAAVCWNICRAAARDDSIRGMFHYSGKEQMTKYEMALAMARAFNLPSSHLVPLTEQPASEATQRPLNPCLDCSRLEVLGLGVEPRLFATAIRDCLWPFTPDKHWRQTVFH from the exons ATGCCAGGATTTCAATCGGAACAACTTGAGCTTGAG GACGATCCTCCGCAGGAGGGTCCCCGCGTCCTGGTGACTGGGGCCAGCGGTCTCCTGGGTCGCGCCGTCCTCAAGGAGTTCCAGAAGCGCGGCTGCGCGGTGACGGGGACGGCGTACCGCAGGGCCGGCCCGCGACTCCTTCGCTGCGACCTTACAGACGAGGATGCCGTCAAGTCGCTCATGAGTCAGTGCAAG CCCCATGCGGTGGTTCACTGCGCAGCGGAGCGCCGTCCTGACGTGGTGGAGCGCCACCCGGAGGCGGCTAACAACATCAACGTTCACGCCGTCAGCATCCTCGCCAGGGAGGCGG CATGTTGCGGCTCCTTCCTGTTGTACATAAGCAGCGACTACGTGTTCGACGGCCGCCGTCCACCTTACGGCCAGGACGACGCGCCCAACCCGCTCAACGCGTACGGGCGCAGCAAGATGGAAGGGGAGCGGCAAACGTTACAGCACTGCGCGC GCTCGGCAGTTCTGCGCGTTCCGGTTCTGTTCGGCGAGGTGGAGACTCCGTCCGAGAGCGCCGTCACGGCGCTGTGGCCTAAAGTTCTGCAGGGGGCAACGGCGGCCGGCGAGAGCTGCGCGCTCGACCACTGCCAGCAGAGGTTCCCCACGCACACGCAGGACGTCGCCGCCGTCTGCTGGAACATCTGCCGCGCTGCCGCTCGG GACGATTCCATCCGAGGAATGTTCCATTATTCCGGGAAAGAGCAGATGACCAAATACGAGATGGCGCTGGCCATGGCTCGGGCCTTCAACCTTCCGTCCAGTCATCTCGTCCCG CTGACGGAGCAGCCGGCGTCGGAGGCCACTCAGCGACCGCTCAACCCATGCTTGGACTGTTCCCGTCTGGAGGTGCTGGGCCTCGGCGTGGAGCCGCGACTGTTCGCGACAGCCATCAGGGACTGCCTGTGGCCTTTCACCCCCGACAAACACTGGAGGCAAACCGTTTTTCACTGA
- the slc23a1 gene encoding solute carrier family 23 member 1, whose translation MAAGQDDCKSQDDVPRRRSHESPKEPIREQKLASDMIYTIEDVPPWYLCILLGLQHYLTCFSGTVAVPFLLAEAMCVGQDQNTVSQLIGTIFTTVGITTLIQTTMGVRLPLFQATALAFLIPAQAILSLERWACPTQEEIYGNWTIPLDTSHVWQPRIREIQGAIMVSSTVEVVIGLLGLPGILLEYIGPLTVTPTVSLIGLSVFTTAGDRAGSHWGFSALCILLIVLFAQYLRTTSLPFPVYNRKKGLRWSRVYIFKMFPIILAIMLVWLLCYIFTLSDLLPSDPRRYGHGARTDARGDIMTSAPWFRVPYPCQWGVPTVTLAGVLGMFSATLAGIVESIGDYYACARLAGAAPPPVHAINRGIFTEGVCCIIAGLLGTGNGSTSSSPNIGVLAITKVGSRRVVQYGAGIMLLLGCVGKFTALFASLPDPILGGMFCTLFGMITAVGLSNLQLVDLNSSRNLFVLGFSMFFGLTLPAYLDAHPKCIETGVEELNQILTVLLSTEMFVGGFLAFCLDNTVPGSREERGLLQWSALTSSSASSPSYDFPVGMGLVRRARWLRRVPISPTFRGWSSSQDPSSQVEMAQQGAMEAGQEAELGQEDADMSTKV comes from the exons AGTCAGGATGACGTCCCGAGGAGGCGGAGCCACGAGTCACCCAAAGAGCCAATACGAGAGCAGAAGTTGGCATCGGACATGATTTACACCATCGAGGACGTCCCGCCCTGGTACCTGTGCATCCTGCTAGGCCTGCAG CACTACCTGACCTGCTTCAGCGGGACGGTGGCCGTCCCCTTCCTGCTGGCCGAGGCCATGTGCGTGGGCCAGGACCAGAACACCGTCAGCCAGCTCATCGGGACCATTTTCACCACCGTGGGAATCACCACGCTCATACAGACCACCATGGGAGTCAG ACTTCCTCTCTTCCAAGCAACCGCGCTAGCCTTCCTGATTCCTGCGCAGGCCATCCTCAGCTTGGAGCGCTGGGCCTGCCCCACGCAAG AGGAGATTTACGGCAACTGGACCATCCCACTGGACACCTCGCACGTTTGGCAGCCTCGCATCAGAGAG ATCCAGGGCGCCATCATGGTGTCGAGCACGGTAGAGGTGGTGATCGGCCTGCTGGGTCTTCCGGGCATCCTGCTGGAGTACATCGGGCCGCTGACAGTCACGCCCACCGTTTCGCTCATCGGCCTGTCCGTCTTCACCACGGCGGGCGACCGGGCCGGATCGCACTGGGGCTTCTCAGCTTT GTGCATCCTCCTCATCGTGCTGTTTGCTCAGTACTTGCGGACCACGTCGCTGCCGTTTCCCGTGTACAACAGGAAGAAAGGACTGAGGTGGAGCCGGGTTTACATCTTCAAGATGTTTCCT ATCATCCTGGCTATCATGCTGGTGTGGCTGCTGTGTTATATCTTCACCCTCAGCGACCTCCTGCCCAGTGACCCACGACGATATGGGCACGGGGCACGCACCGACGCCCGCGGGGACATCATGACCTCTGCCCCGTGGTTCAGGGTGCCTTACCCCT GCCAGTGGGGGGTGCCAACGGTGACGCTGGCAGGGGTGCTGGGCATGTTCAGCGCCACCTTGGCGGGCATCGTGGAGTCCATCGGCGACTACTACGCGTGTGCCCGTCTCGCCGGTGCGGCACCGCCTCCGGTGCACGCCATCAACAG agGAATCTTCACTGAGGGCGTGTGTTGCATCATCGCCGGACTGCTGGGCACCGGAAACGGGTCTACGTCCTCCAGCCCCAACATCGGCGTGCTCGCCATCACCAAG GTGGGAAGCCGTCGCGTGGTTCAGTACGGCGCCGGCATCATGCTGCTGCTGGGATGCGTGGGGAAGTTCACGGCTCTCTTTGCGTCACTGCCCGATCCCATCCTGGGAGGAATGTTCTGCACGCTTTTCG gTATGATCACTGCGGTGGGTCTCTCCAACCTGCAGCTGGTGGACCTCAACTCATCCAGGAATCTCTTCGTGCTGGGCTTCTCCATGTTCTTCGGGCTCACGCTGCCCGCCTACCTGGACGCGCACCCAAAATGCATTGAGACAG GTGTGGAGGAGCTCAATCAGATCCTGACGGTTCTCCTGTCCACTGAGATGTTTGTTGGTGGTTTCCTGGCCTTCTGCCTGGACAACACCGTACCAG GGTCGAGGGAAGAACGCGGCCTCCTGCAGTGGAGCGCTTTGACGTCCTCGTCGGCCTCGTCGCCCTCCTACGACTTTCCCGTGGGGATGGGTCTGGTCCGACGCGCCCGATGGCTCAGGAGAGTGCCCATCAGTCCCACCTTCAGGGGGTGGAGTTCTTCCCAAGACCCGTCCTCCCAAGTGGAGATGGCTCAGCAAGGTGCAATGGAAGCGGGGCAAGAGGCGGAACTTGGACAGGAAGACGCTGACATGTCAACCAAGGTGTAA